The DNA sequence tcctaggtgaagctttgatggtgaagctttgtaggtgaaagtatgtagagggagttttctaggtgaagcttttttaggtgaagctttgtaggtgaagcttttttaagtgaagcttttcgggtgaagttttttgggtgaagctttgtgggtgaagctttttaggtgaagctttgtgggtgaagctttggaggtgaagctttgtaggtgaagctttttttttaagtgaagcttttcgggtgaatgtttgtttgggtgaagctttgtgggtgaagctttttaggtgaagctttgtgggtgaagctttggaggtgaagcttttcgggtgaagctttttggatgaagctgtttgttttttttttttttttttttttttttggcgcttgacacggtcttcatttgcttgttttgtagtgactgtggaagacggattgctttctgattgagaagggttccggcctcgctttgcaccatcttcatgtgggtaatataggaacttccttatgttttgatcatgcatgtagtgatagaatttgtttcttcttattgtagatgtcagagcctggaagttctagtgatgagggctcttctagctttagctctaagtctgagtctgcaatgtcggagtcttcagggtctttgttagagtccggtactagagaaacattggatgatcttcccaaccgtcaaactttagccattgctagttcttcctccatggcgttgggtgaggggattgtttttgatgccatacccatagttcgctctgagttcacaacagaccatctaaagaataacttgttagataatgagaagcaggttgaggcgctaaggcagtcatgtaatatccctcgtagtgtaggtatacgtttggtacatgatgaagaatggccttctgagcctccccagggtcatgttatgttctacacccagatattactgactttaggggtgagactacctttacatccgtggttgcaaaagatgttatcattgatcggatatgcacctgggcaactcaatcctggtttctgggatactttgattggattttatatcatttggatggagtgtgggttgtgtgagccttccttccatcagtggcgttactgttacaagatgcgcccagcaaaatcatgcactggttatgctgagtgtgcatgtcggagtgagagagagcgtattgtgtatggtaagaaaaaggcatactacacatggaaaaaccgttggtgctttctgtataatgattgggagtatgataagggtgtcacgcctgagcgacgtgtgcttactcacttccagactgtaggttgtaacgtatcaaccgttcgtactatttgctatttgttgtggtattttcttgcttctaacactttgcttcatgtagtgacgcggggcaccatcaaactgtttgggcaggagctatctgacatagagaaggtgttgagggtgcccaaagaggatagacacttaagcaagctacgacccttatttcgtcggtacggtttccaacccttagtttccgagagccagggacgatcgagtaagttgtatccttcatgtaaactttgctcttttccttactttatttggaaagttgtatttcttattttgattttccttatgcagtggagaaggtaagcaagaaaacagggactagcacccataaaaggaaagcaccagtgttagttccttcggaagacatcctaccgcataagaaaattcataagttccgAGGGGAACCATCCGTTAGACCTAAGTCCCAAGATGGGGTCCTTAAGGGGCCTGCCTTTAGGAAGACTGGAGTCGAGGCCGTTGAAAATGATGCTGCCGTAGTTGCAGGAGAAGGGAGCCGACTGTTGCCTCTTCCTCTTACTATGGAGCACACTGTCCAGGAAAGTGATCCTGGTTCCCGCCATGaggggaaaggcaaggaaagagctggcagtgtcccgtggaaggacttgagggttgccacgcggccaaaggattttggggatatcaacaattgcttggcagggcgtcgattcgccttcgatgagctcggagagcccttagctaaggatgaatcggattgtgaccggatgttgaagctgtcttcatatgtgagtgttactttgtcatttccttactttttcctctttattatcattatttaggtagtgatgatcgtcttgccatgcaggtcatggctgagtatcacgacagactgcaagaggttgagcggtacaaggcaaaactgaaggagaataagcagcttgtggacgaggcccgaaggaataagggacttttgactcaggctctccaactgaaggacgaaaccatggagagcttgaaaaggcgaaatggtgagaacctaaggcttaagaaattgtttgaggcaactaaaaaacagttggaggtggct is a window from the Malus domestica chromosome 16, GDT2T_hap1 genome containing:
- the LOC114827765 gene encoding uncharacterized protein encodes the protein MEHTVQESDPGSRHEGKGKERAGSVPWKDLRVATRPKDFGDINNCLAGRRFAFDELGEPLAKDESDCDRMLKLSSYVMAEYHDRLQEVERYKAKLKENKQLVDEARRNKGLLTQALQLKDETMESLKRRNGENLRLKKLFEATKKQLEVATLEVSKVRGELDGALVEISELEKSIPTEREAAVQEYLSSSTFHLAIKPHCAQEARFEKRKWMAVLDRYDDGSILRKYHEDIDEHHRKGETFVLAINPSSEDESDNEGSADAQTQHGEEGLGDAEDDGRTRSDTARGSASDENE